A single region of the Arthrobacter sp. zg-Y820 genome encodes:
- a CDS encoding gluconate 2-dehydrogenase subunit 3 family protein → MKLPAKYPSLNATQLSEEAQSTLIRILRVAFPHPGFPDGPYARTAAKIAAEAAASTWFRIELVQGLATLNAAADEHRFIDLSDEEAMSVLRRIEDSVFFGFIRRTTVLNFYDDPEVWEALGYEGSSFDQGGYLHRGFNDLDWLPEPRIDESEEQVPDQGPLPYRVAAVPVASARPAAAGQAAGGGAVPAAAAAAGPDELSGVGPSSGFARREARGE, encoded by the coding sequence ATGAAACTTCCAGCCAAGTATCCATCCCTCAACGCCACGCAGCTGTCCGAGGAGGCCCAGTCCACGCTCATCCGGATCCTCCGGGTAGCGTTCCCGCATCCCGGGTTCCCGGACGGGCCGTACGCCCGGACGGCTGCGAAAATCGCTGCCGAAGCCGCCGCCTCCACCTGGTTCCGCATTGAGCTCGTCCAGGGGCTGGCCACCCTAAACGCCGCCGCTGACGAGCACCGCTTCATCGACCTCTCCGATGAGGAGGCGATGAGCGTCCTGCGCCGCATCGAAGACTCGGTGTTTTTCGGATTCATCCGGCGGACCACGGTGCTGAACTTCTACGATGATCCCGAAGTCTGGGAAGCGCTGGGCTACGAGGGATCGTCCTTTGACCAGGGCGGCTATCTGCATCGGGGATTCAACGACCTGGACTGGCTCCCGGAGCCCCGGATCGACGAGTCGGAGGAACAGGTGCCGGACCAGGGCCCCCTGCCCTACCGTGTGGCCGCGGTGCCGGTCGCGTCAGCCCGTCCCGCGGCGGCCGGCCAAGCGGCCGGCGGCGGTGCCGTTCCGGCTGCCGCCGCAGCGGCGGGTCCGGATGAACTGTCAGGTGTTGGACCCAGTTCGGGCTTCGCCCGGCGTGAAGCAAGGGGCGAATAG
- the groL gene encoding chaperonin GroEL (60 kDa chaperone family; promotes refolding of misfolded polypeptides especially under stressful conditions; forms two stacked rings of heptamers to form a barrel-shaped 14mer; ends can be capped by GroES; misfolded proteins enter the barrel where they are refolded when GroES binds) — protein MAKDLKFNAEARRLLEEGVNALADAVKVTLGPKGRNAMLEKLTGPPTITNDGVTIAKEIQLRNPFSNMGAQLVKEVATKTNGVAGDGTTTATVLAQALVREGLAAVNDGANPMQIKRGIETSVAAVVELLGARSRKVAGEEDLRQVATISANNDPEIGNVLASAMAQVGISGVVTVEEWPQFGLGLSFVDGVEFDHGYISPYFVTDKNRMEAVLDDAYVLLTNQKITTVQTLMPVLEQVQRSNKPLLILCENMDGPALSMLVTNNVHDTFRSAVVRAPGFGHRRVAELEDLAAVMGGTVVSTDSGVKLENVRIEHLGRARRITVTEHSTTIVGGAGAEEEVTARIQQIERELARAENDHDQDNFQLRIARLSGSVAVIRVGAATDVELKEKQHRVEDSLSATRAAVEEGIVAGGGTALVQAQPALAGLNLAGDAGIGRDIVHSALEEPLRWIAINAGYDGEEAVKTVQESSVGTGFNAMTGEYGDMFAAGVIDPLKVTRSALQSAASIAALLLTTETLVVEEVLNHPGEIYAPGFGDLAEGMVRPSNIY, from the coding sequence ATGGCAAAAGACCTGAAATTCAATGCGGAAGCCCGTCGGCTGCTGGAGGAGGGCGTCAATGCCCTTGCCGACGCGGTCAAGGTAACGCTGGGCCCCAAGGGGCGCAACGCGATGCTGGAAAAACTGACGGGCCCTCCCACCATCACCAACGACGGCGTGACCATCGCCAAGGAAATCCAGCTGCGCAACCCGTTCTCGAACATGGGCGCGCAGCTGGTCAAGGAGGTGGCCACCAAGACCAACGGCGTCGCCGGGGACGGCACCACCACCGCCACCGTGCTCGCGCAGGCCCTGGTCCGCGAGGGCCTGGCCGCAGTGAACGACGGCGCCAACCCGATGCAGATCAAGCGCGGCATCGAGACGTCGGTGGCCGCCGTCGTCGAGCTCCTCGGTGCGCGCAGCCGCAAGGTGGCGGGGGAGGAGGACCTGCGCCAGGTTGCCACCATCTCGGCCAACAACGACCCGGAGATCGGCAACGTCCTGGCCAGCGCCATGGCTCAGGTCGGGATCTCCGGGGTGGTGACCGTGGAGGAGTGGCCGCAGTTCGGGCTCGGGCTGAGCTTTGTGGACGGCGTCGAGTTTGACCACGGCTACATCTCCCCGTATTTCGTCACGGACAAGAACCGCATGGAGGCCGTACTGGACGACGCCTACGTCCTGCTGACCAATCAGAAGATCACCACGGTCCAAACCCTGATGCCGGTGCTGGAGCAGGTCCAGCGCTCCAACAAGCCGCTGCTGATTCTCTGCGAAAACATGGACGGACCGGCGCTGAGCATGCTGGTGACCAACAACGTCCATGACACGTTCCGGTCCGCTGTCGTGCGGGCACCCGGCTTCGGTCACCGCCGGGTCGCTGAGCTGGAGGACCTTGCGGCCGTCATGGGCGGCACCGTGGTCAGCACCGATTCCGGCGTGAAGCTGGAAAACGTGCGGATTGAGCACCTTGGCCGGGCGCGGCGGATCACCGTGACCGAGCATTCCACCACGATAGTCGGCGGGGCGGGGGCCGAGGAGGAGGTAACCGCCCGCATCCAGCAGATTGAACGGGAGCTGGCCCGGGCGGAAAACGATCACGACCAGGACAATTTCCAGCTGCGGATCGCGCGGCTCTCCGGCAGCGTGGCCGTGATCCGGGTCGGTGCCGCGACGGACGTCGAACTGAAGGAAAAGCAGCACCGGGTCGAAGACTCACTCTCCGCCACCCGGGCGGCGGTGGAGGAAGGCATCGTGGCCGGGGGCGGCACCGCGCTGGTGCAGGCGCAGCCCGCGTTGGCCGGGCTCAACCTGGCCGGGGACGCCGGAATCGGCAGGGACATTGTGCACAGCGCCCTGGAGGAACCCCTGCGGTGGATCGCCATCAACGCCGGGTACGACGGTGAAGAGGCGGTGAAGACGGTGCAGGAATCGAGCGTAGGCACCGGCTTCAACGCCATGACCGGCGAATACGGGGACATGTTTGCAGCCGGCGTGATTGACCCGCTCAAGGTCACCCGTTCGGCCCTGCAGAGCGCCGCGTCCATTGCCGCGCTGCTGCTGACCACGGAGACCCTCGTGGTGGAGGAGGTCCTGAACCATCCGGGGGAGATCTACGCCCCGGGATTCGGCGACCTGGCCGAAGGCATGGTCCGCCCCAGCAACATCTACTAG
- a CDS encoding NAD(P)-dependent alcohol dehydrogenase, with translation MKAVQLGLYNSKPELVEVPRPTVDGPMDVIVRVGGAGVCRTDLHIIEGQWEEKSGVQLPYTIGHENAGWVEEVGSAVTNIAPGDPVILHPLATCGLCRACRAGDDVHCANSKFPGIDSDGGYAEYLKTTARSVVKLDPSLQPADVAALADAGLTAYHAVAKAARILRPGHRAVIIGAGGLGHIGIQVLAALSAAEMIVVDRSPEALELAKDLGARHTVVADGGQVDAVLALTGGEGAEVVLDFVGEGGAIEDGIAMLRQAGSYFVIGYGGRLEVPTIDIISSEINFIGNLVGSYNDLVELMSLAADGKVTLHTSTYPLTEFDTALTDLDQGRVRGRAILVP, from the coding sequence GTGAAAGCCGTGCAGCTGGGGCTCTACAACTCCAAGCCGGAGCTGGTGGAGGTGCCGCGGCCCACGGTCGACGGGCCGATGGACGTGATTGTCAGAGTGGGCGGCGCGGGCGTGTGCCGGACTGACCTTCACATCATCGAGGGCCAGTGGGAGGAAAAATCCGGTGTGCAGCTGCCGTACACCATCGGCCACGAGAACGCGGGCTGGGTCGAGGAGGTGGGCAGCGCCGTCACGAACATCGCCCCCGGAGACCCGGTCATCCTGCATCCGCTGGCGACCTGCGGCTTGTGCCGGGCCTGCCGGGCCGGGGACGACGTGCACTGCGCCAACTCCAAATTCCCGGGCATCGATTCCGACGGCGGCTACGCCGAGTATCTCAAGACGACGGCCCGTTCCGTGGTCAAACTCGATCCGTCCCTCCAGCCGGCGGACGTGGCAGCCCTCGCCGACGCGGGCCTCACCGCGTACCACGCGGTGGCCAAGGCAGCCCGGATCCTGAGGCCCGGCCATCGGGCGGTCATCATCGGAGCCGGCGGGCTCGGCCACATCGGCATTCAAGTCCTGGCGGCTTTGTCCGCAGCGGAAATGATCGTCGTGGACCGTTCCCCGGAGGCCCTGGAGCTGGCCAAGGATCTGGGTGCCCGGCACACCGTGGTGGCCGACGGCGGGCAGGTCGACGCCGTGCTGGCTCTGACCGGCGGAGAAGGCGCCGAGGTGGTGCTGGACTTCGTCGGGGAGGGCGGTGCCATCGAGGATGGCATCGCGATGCTCCGCCAGGCGGGGAGCTATTTCGTGATCGGCTACGGCGGCCGGTTGGAGGTGCCCACGATCGACATCATTTCCAGCGAAATCAACTTCATTGGCAACCTGGTCGGCTCCTACAACGACCTCGTGGAACTGATGTCCCTGGCGGCGGACGGAAAGGTCACCCTGCACACCTCCACTTATCCGCTGACGGAATTCGACACGGCGCTGACTGACCTGGACCAGGGGAGGGTCCGCGGCAGGGCCATCCTGGTCCCGTAA
- the mimD gene encoding propane 2-monooxygenase effector subunit MimD, whose protein sequence is MNEMVFGSVAGSSNMCGVTLMNNQNGYVVAEVMGRKPGVKLVEFPSMIRVDSTETLTFDFAEIGEELGQDFDQTDFEEIMSTHYGRMVHFDDRTMLFANPEEAAEYIGFDLMPVQP, encoded by the coding sequence ATGAACGAAATGGTATTTGGATCTGTCGCCGGATCCTCGAACATGTGCGGTGTCACCCTCATGAACAACCAGAACGGATATGTCGTTGCCGAGGTCATGGGCCGCAAGCCCGGGGTGAAGCTGGTGGAATTTCCCTCCATGATCCGGGTCGACAGCACCGAGACCCTGACGTTCGATTTCGCCGAGATCGGAGAAGAGCTCGGCCAGGATTTCGACCAGACGGATTTCGAGGAAATCATGTCCACGCACTACGGGCGCATGGTGCATTTCGATGACCGCACCATGCTCTTCGCCAACCCCGAAGAGGCAGCCGAGTACATCGGCTTTGACCTGATGCCGGTCCAGCCGTGA
- a CDS encoding aromatic/alkene monooxygenase hydroxylase subunit beta translates to MSTPTAAKPENPERSFPKPQFTDAEAGALEFPSSTSRSYSYFTPEKLRATMYEDVTLDVQPDPERHLYQGWIYGFRDGPGGYPKEWTALKSSDWHQFRDPNGEWEQTIFRNNANVVRQVQQNLANAQLAKAYDSWTPAWTRFVERNLGAWMHAEHGLGLHVFTAVQRSGPTNMINTAVAVNSAHKLRFAQDLALYNLDLSEVVEGFNGDVHREVWQTDPVWQGVRENVELLTAASDWAEAVFATNVVYEQLVGVLFRSHLVMQIAARNGDYVTPSLVGSGEHDYSRDQAYTRALFAMLVRDEAHGEANKAKLSEWLAVWVPRSLKAAQDLQPIWSQPLERVMPFAESFEAAKDGLRTLLLKDLGIDVPKELN, encoded by the coding sequence ATGAGCACACCCACAGCGGCCAAGCCCGAAAATCCGGAGCGCAGCTTTCCCAAGCCGCAATTCACTGACGCCGAAGCCGGCGCGCTGGAATTCCCGAGCTCCACCAGCCGGTCGTACAGCTATTTCACTCCCGAAAAGCTGCGGGCCACCATGTATGAAGACGTCACTCTCGACGTGCAGCCTGATCCGGAACGACATCTTTATCAGGGCTGGATCTACGGATTCCGTGACGGCCCCGGGGGTTATCCCAAGGAATGGACCGCGCTGAAATCCAGTGACTGGCACCAGTTCCGGGATCCGAACGGCGAGTGGGAACAGACCATTTTCCGCAACAATGCCAATGTGGTCCGCCAGGTGCAGCAGAACCTGGCCAACGCCCAGCTGGCCAAGGCCTATGACAGCTGGACGCCGGCCTGGACCCGGTTCGTGGAACGGAACCTCGGTGCGTGGATGCACGCAGAGCACGGTCTGGGCCTGCATGTGTTCACCGCCGTCCAGCGCTCGGGCCCCACCAACATGATCAACACCGCCGTGGCCGTCAACAGTGCTCACAAGCTGCGTTTCGCCCAGGACCTGGCGCTGTACAACCTTGACCTGAGCGAGGTGGTCGAGGGGTTCAACGGCGACGTGCACCGGGAGGTGTGGCAGACCGATCCGGTCTGGCAGGGTGTCCGGGAAAACGTCGAGCTCCTGACCGCCGCCAGCGACTGGGCCGAGGCAGTCTTCGCCACCAACGTGGTTTACGAGCAGCTCGTCGGCGTGCTGTTCCGGAGCCACCTGGTCATGCAGATCGCTGCCCGCAACGGTGACTACGTCACCCCCAGCCTGGTGGGCTCCGGGGAACACGACTACAGCCGCGACCAGGCCTACACCAGGGCGCTGTTCGCCATGCTGGTGCGCGATGAAGCGCACGGTGAAGCCAACAAAGCGAAGCTGTCCGAGTGGCTGGCGGTCTGGGTGCCCCGAAGCCTGAAGGCGGCACAGGACCTTCAGCCCATCTGGTCCCAGCCGCTGGAACGCGTGATGCCGTTCGCTGAATCGTTCGAGGCGGCAAAGGACGGCCTCCGCACCCTGTTGTTGAAGGACCTCGGAATCGACGTACCGAAGGAGCTGAACTGA
- a CDS encoding 2Fe-2S iron-sulfur cluster binding domain-containing protein encodes MGRNHKVRFEPVELEIDVDEDETVLDAAFRQGVSLMHGCREGQCSACKSFLLDGDVQMDRYSTFALAESESEEGYVLLCKTHVYSDCEVELINFDEDELRNAVPLQNLTTSVTAITALTADIVSLKLLPAGSARFQFKPGQYADLVIPGTPEHRSFSMAMTPDDGPELEFIIKRYPGGRFSALLESELKVGDKLDLAGPYGSFTIRDKSERPIVCVGRGAGLAPILSLLRHLAKTQNPRPVHFYFGARAAADLFYLAEISELGSRLADFTFIPCLSDGGAADGTNLGMAVEVGRVTDVLERREADLTGTDLYLCGPTPMVDAAMAFLDSQNVPREQVFFDKFTTTVPQD; translated from the coding sequence ATGGGCAGGAACCACAAAGTCCGCTTCGAACCGGTTGAACTTGAGATCGACGTCGACGAGGACGAAACCGTCCTGGATGCGGCGTTCCGGCAGGGGGTTTCCCTGATGCACGGTTGCCGGGAAGGCCAATGCTCCGCCTGCAAGTCCTTCCTGCTCGACGGCGATGTCCAGATGGACCGGTATTCCACTTTCGCGCTGGCCGAGTCGGAAAGCGAGGAAGGGTACGTCCTGCTCTGCAAGACGCATGTTTACAGTGACTGCGAAGTTGAACTGATCAATTTTGACGAGGACGAGCTGCGCAACGCGGTTCCCCTGCAGAATCTGACCACCTCCGTCACGGCGATCACTGCGCTGACGGCTGACATCGTGTCGCTGAAGCTGCTGCCGGCCGGATCCGCGCGGTTCCAGTTCAAACCGGGCCAGTACGCGGACCTGGTGATCCCCGGCACGCCGGAGCACCGCTCCTTCTCCATGGCAATGACTCCCGACGACGGTCCGGAGCTCGAATTCATCATTAAGAGGTATCCGGGCGGAAGGTTCTCCGCCCTGCTGGAGTCCGAGCTGAAGGTCGGCGACAAACTCGACCTGGCCGGCCCCTATGGATCCTTCACCATCAGGGACAAATCGGAGCGCCCCATCGTCTGCGTGGGCCGCGGCGCCGGGCTGGCGCCGATCCTGTCCCTGCTGCGCCATTTGGCGAAGACGCAGAATCCACGGCCGGTGCATTTCTACTTTGGCGCCCGCGCCGCCGCGGATCTTTTTTATCTGGCCGAGATCAGCGAGCTGGGCAGCCGGCTCGCTGACTTCACGTTCATTCCCTGCCTCTCCGACGGCGGCGCGGCGGACGGGACCAACCTGGGGATGGCGGTCGAAGTCGGCCGGGTCACCGACGTCCTCGAACGCCGCGAAGCTGACCTGACCGGGACCGACCTGTACCTGTGCGGGCCGACTCCCATGGTCGACGCCGCCATGGCCTTCCTGGACAGCCAAAATGTCCCGCGCGAGCAGGTCTTCTTCGACAAATTCACAACCACGGTTCCGCAAGACTGA